One Pseudodesulfovibrio cashew DNA window includes the following coding sequences:
- a CDS encoding proline dehydrogenase family protein has translation MTTEIRSLDPRIITRGREFFSSISGESPSVFNKGWWTGKVMDWAMKNDEFKVQMFRFVDVLPYLNTSESLSRHIEEYFAGDDSNIPDVLKWGATKTKIGGGLIAKVLNKTIRSNIESMARQFIIGQEAKEAVKGIKKLRKDGFTFVLDLLGEATVSEKESDAYRDGYMDVLEAIHKELGKWKPLGGGSGSRDWGHAPMVNVAVKPSAFYSQSKPVDMEGTVEGMISRIEPIYRKVMDMGGFMCIDMEQLKYKDATIELYKRLRTKYPDYENIGLVFQAYLRCTEDDVREFLDWSREKKLPVSIRLVKGAYWDYETVMAKQNGWPVPVWTHKPESDMAYERIAKMILENNDICHFACASHNIRTISAVMELAAELKVPEERYEFQVLYGMAEPVRKGLKNVAKRVRLYCPYGDLLPGMAYLVRRLLENTANESFLKQTFADEADMDRLLENPEETLRRQLEGACITREEESGLPRFNNHPVVDFTLEAERNAFPKSIAKVRAAAGGRVPLFINGQEVVTDDTLDSYNPADPTEIIGTVCQAGTDEVARAVEAASEAYLAWRDVTPEERAEALLKASRYLQDNIHDLCALQVLEVGKQWDQAHADVGEAIDFLEYYAREMIRLGSPRRMGHAPGEMSHLFYQGKGVAAVIAPWNFPLAISVGMVSAAIVSGCPVVYKPAGPSSCVGGKLVDMWKAAGLPDGVFNFCPGRGSVMGDHLVDHPSVSVIAFTGSMEVGLRIQERAAVVQPGQQQCKRVIAEMGGKNATIIDDDADLDEAVLGVLYAAFGFQGQKCSACSRVIVLDSIYDRFVERLTEAAQSVKLGPAEDPANYMGPVVDKAAQENVLRYVGIAEKEGRVLVKRKAPSEFTSKGGCYVPLTIVENITKDDRLAQEEVFGPVLSVMRAKDMDEALDIANSTRFALTGAIYSRSPKHLERAYREFRVGNLYLNKPSVGALVERHAFGGFKMSGVGSKSGGPDYLLQFLDPRLVCENTIRRGFAPIEEDDDWLS, from the coding sequence ATGACTACTGAAATCCGCTCCCTGGACCCGAGAATCATAACTCGGGGCAGGGAGTTTTTTTCGTCCATTTCCGGCGAATCTCCTTCGGTTTTCAACAAGGGGTGGTGGACCGGAAAAGTCATGGATTGGGCCATGAAAAACGATGAATTCAAGGTCCAAATGTTCAGGTTTGTTGATGTTCTTCCTTACCTGAACACCTCGGAGTCCCTTTCGCGCCATATTGAAGAATATTTCGCGGGTGACGACTCCAACATCCCTGACGTGCTCAAATGGGGTGCTACAAAGACCAAAATCGGCGGTGGTCTCATCGCCAAGGTACTGAACAAGACCATCCGCTCCAACATCGAATCCATGGCCCGCCAGTTCATCATCGGACAGGAGGCCAAGGAGGCGGTCAAGGGCATCAAGAAACTGCGCAAGGATGGGTTTACCTTTGTCCTTGATTTGCTTGGCGAAGCCACTGTCTCCGAGAAGGAGTCCGACGCCTACCGCGACGGCTACATGGACGTGCTCGAAGCCATCCACAAGGAGCTCGGAAAATGGAAGCCCCTGGGCGGCGGTTCCGGCAGTCGCGACTGGGGCCACGCTCCCATGGTCAACGTGGCCGTCAAGCCGTCCGCATTTTATTCTCAGTCCAAACCGGTGGACATGGAGGGCACCGTGGAGGGCATGATATCGCGCATCGAGCCCATCTACCGCAAGGTCATGGACATGGGCGGATTCATGTGCATCGACATGGAGCAGCTCAAGTACAAGGACGCCACCATAGAGCTCTACAAACGGTTGCGCACCAAATATCCCGACTACGAAAATATCGGTCTCGTCTTTCAGGCCTACCTGCGTTGTACCGAGGATGACGTCCGCGAGTTCCTGGATTGGTCCCGCGAGAAGAAGCTTCCGGTCTCCATTCGTCTGGTCAAGGGCGCATACTGGGACTACGAGACCGTCATGGCCAAGCAGAACGGCTGGCCTGTACCTGTCTGGACCCACAAGCCCGAATCGGACATGGCCTATGAGCGCATCGCCAAGATGATTCTGGAGAATAACGACATTTGCCATTTCGCCTGTGCCTCGCACAACATCCGCACCATCTCCGCCGTCATGGAGCTGGCCGCCGAGCTGAAAGTGCCCGAGGAAAGGTACGAGTTCCAGGTTCTCTACGGGATGGCCGAACCGGTCCGCAAAGGGCTCAAGAACGTTGCCAAGCGCGTCCGGCTCTATTGCCCCTATGGCGATCTTCTGCCCGGTATGGCCTACCTGGTCCGTCGCCTGCTGGAAAACACGGCCAACGAATCCTTCCTCAAGCAGACCTTTGCCGACGAGGCGGACATGGACCGGCTGCTGGAGAATCCGGAAGAGACCCTGCGCCGCCAGTTGGAAGGCGCGTGCATTACCCGGGAGGAGGAATCGGGACTGCCCAGGTTCAACAACCATCCGGTAGTCGACTTCACTCTTGAGGCCGAGCGCAATGCCTTTCCCAAATCCATCGCCAAGGTTCGAGCGGCGGCAGGTGGCAGGGTGCCGCTGTTCATCAACGGACAGGAGGTGGTTACGGACGACACCCTCGACTCCTACAACCCGGCAGACCCGACCGAGATCATCGGCACTGTCTGTCAGGCCGGGACAGACGAGGTGGCCCGCGCGGTGGAGGCCGCTTCCGAGGCATACCTAGCCTGGCGCGACGTGACTCCCGAGGAGCGCGCGGAGGCCCTGCTCAAGGCGTCCCGCTATCTTCAGGACAACATCCATGACCTTTGCGCCCTTCAGGTGCTCGAGGTGGGCAAGCAGTGGGATCAGGCTCACGCCGATGTGGGTGAGGCCATCGATTTCCTCGAATACTATGCCCGCGAGATGATCCGTCTCGGTTCTCCCCGCCGCATGGGGCACGCACCCGGCGAGATGTCTCATCTCTTCTACCAGGGCAAGGGTGTGGCCGCAGTCATCGCGCCTTGGAACTTTCCGTTGGCCATCTCCGTGGGTATGGTCTCCGCGGCCATAGTCAGTGGCTGCCCTGTAGTCTATAAGCCCGCCGGTCCCTCCTCCTGCGTAGGCGGCAAGCTGGTGGATATGTGGAAGGCCGCCGGACTGCCCGACGGCGTCTTCAACTTCTGTCCGGGGCGCGGATCGGTCATGGGCGACCACCTGGTCGACCATCCTAGCGTCTCGGTCATCGCCTTCACCGGGTCCATGGAAGTGGGCCTGCGCATCCAGGAGCGCGCTGCCGTGGTCCAGCCGGGCCAGCAGCAGTGCAAGCGCGTCATCGCCGAGATGGGCGGCAAGAACGCCACCATTATTGATGATGACGCCGACCTGGACGAGGCCGTGCTCGGAGTGCTTTACGCGGCCTTCGGCTTCCAGGGGCAGAAGTGCTCCGCCTGTTCGCGGGTCATTGTGCTGGATTCCATCTATGACCGTTTCGTGGAGCGGCTGACCGAGGCCGCCCAGTCCGTCAAACTCGGGCCGGCCGAGGACCCGGCCAACTATATGGGCCCGGTGGTGGACAAGGCCGCCCAGGAAAACGTCCTGCGCTACGTGGGCATCGCCGAAAAGGAAGGGCGTGTGCTGGTCAAGCGCAAGGCTCCCTCCGAGTTTACGTCCAAGGGCGGATGCTACGTGCCTCTCACCATCGTGGAGAACATCACCAAGGACGACCGTCTGGCACAGGAAGAGGTCTTCGGCCCGGTTCTTTCGGTCATGCGTGCCAAGGATATGGACGAGGCGCTGGACATCGCCAATTCCACCCGCTTCGCCCTGACCGGTGCGATTTACTCCCGTAGCCCCAAACATCTGGAGCGCGCCTACCGGGAATTCCGCGTGGGCAACCTCTATCTGAACAAGCCCTCGGTCGGCGCTCTTGTGGAGCGGCATGCCTTCGGCGGGTTCAAGATGTCCGGGGTGGGCTCCAAGTCCGGCGGCCCTGATTATCTGTTGCAATTCCTTGACCCTCGTTTGGTCTGCGAAAACACCATCCGTCGTGGTTTCGCTCCCATTGAGGAGGACGATGACTGGTTGAGCTGA
- a CDS encoding chemotaxis protein CheW — protein MSSFVYRDVTVPGSLRGIINYMVAVERYREELSNLGSQWDLLTILGQMSGTGTDMTGTRKGFMNLTSELLGQLGLETLKKTSQAIGAKAQVAVDIVIRNLFERTADIGFLATDNDIREFLEAVGRSEAEGDGDPREAMLAAMVDRFREYVAKYSVYFDIVLMDTGGNVVARLDQDSHMGRSDSPVIAEALSTSEDFVEYFGPSDLLPDAGDSLIYAYRVTETDDPASPVLGVLALCFRFQNEMEGVFKKLTNEGDWAVLLLLDRDGMVIASSDENHIRRGSAMELVLDEEYRVVRFAGREYLAKTCRTNGYEGFYGLGWYGHAMLPLEHAFDAESRNLAQRVDEKVLKAVMSDPRLFSEALRSIPVQADRIQAELERTVWNGNVRESDAQSKVLLWNISDAGSRTKSVFEKSIGNLHETVVSAILDDVEFQAALAVDIMDRNLYERANDCRWWALTTAFRRILSQPHKSEQDLESISSILAYINGLYTVYTNLFVYDAKGTILAVSNPKEKELVGRTLNTAWTSETLAIKSSQEYSVSQFEQTELYGGQHTYIYGASIADITHSKRVVGGIGIVFDSQPQFAAMLEDSLPRDENGSVCEGCFGIFADRKRKIISSTDQGHRVGDVLEIPEVFFSLDNEEKTSRIIEFQGQYYAVGACTSSGYREFKIRDNYVNDVVGLVFVPLAEISTQAVRNIRKRDVSMDVIRTRSGSEDCVEIASFYVGSKWLGINAKKVVEAIRLDKVTDIPGARPSLRGKVLFKDKVVPVIRIHSLVGMEYPEDESHLQIVIVRYDNGNQGMLGIVVDSLAEIPEVCNTRVDCSLSTLEGNGYTECLIKPDENSKRNDMLVVLDPDGLMRHLAQQGITPSKH, from the coding sequence ATGTCCAGTTTCGTGTACCGCGATGTCACTGTTCCCGGTAGTCTTCGGGGAATCATCAACTACATGGTAGCGGTCGAGCGCTACCGGGAAGAGTTGTCCAATCTCGGCAGTCAATGGGATCTGCTGACGATTCTCGGGCAGATGAGCGGGACCGGCACGGATATGACCGGCACCAGAAAGGGATTCATGAACCTGACCTCCGAGCTGCTGGGGCAACTCGGTCTGGAAACCCTGAAAAAGACTTCGCAGGCCATTGGCGCCAAGGCTCAGGTGGCCGTGGACATCGTTATCCGCAATCTTTTCGAGCGGACGGCGGATATCGGATTTCTGGCCACGGACAACGACATACGGGAATTTCTCGAAGCCGTGGGCAGAAGCGAGGCGGAAGGGGATGGAGATCCCCGCGAAGCGATGCTCGCTGCTATGGTCGATCGCTTTCGTGAGTATGTCGCCAAGTACTCGGTCTATTTCGATATTGTGCTTATGGATACAGGCGGCAATGTGGTCGCCCGATTGGACCAGGACTCCCATATGGGGCGCTCTGACTCCCCTGTCATAGCCGAGGCGCTGTCCACATCCGAGGATTTCGTCGAGTATTTCGGTCCCAGCGACCTCCTTCCCGATGCAGGAGATTCGTTGATCTACGCCTACCGGGTGACGGAGACGGACGATCCGGCGTCGCCGGTTCTCGGCGTACTCGCCCTCTGTTTCCGCTTTCAGAACGAGATGGAGGGCGTTTTCAAAAAGCTCACCAACGAAGGGGATTGGGCCGTTCTCCTTCTTTTGGACCGTGACGGCATGGTCATTGCGAGTTCGGACGAAAACCACATCAGGCGCGGCTCGGCAATGGAGTTGGTTCTGGACGAGGAGTACCGTGTGGTGCGCTTCGCCGGGCGCGAGTATCTGGCCAAGACGTGCCGGACCAACGGATATGAGGGTTTTTATGGCTTGGGCTGGTACGGCCACGCCATGCTGCCGCTGGAGCATGCCTTTGACGCCGAAAGCCGGAACCTTGCCCAGCGGGTGGACGAGAAGGTGCTTAAGGCGGTCATGAGCGACCCCAGACTGTTTTCCGAGGCGTTGCGGAGCATTCCTGTCCAGGCGGACCGGATTCAGGCCGAGTTGGAGCGGACGGTCTGGAACGGCAACGTCCGGGAAAGCGATGCCCAGTCCAAGGTCCTGCTATGGAACATCTCCGACGCCGGCTCCAGGACCAAATCCGTTTTTGAGAAATCCATCGGTAATCTCCACGAGACCGTTGTCTCGGCCATCCTTGACGATGTGGAATTTCAGGCAGCTCTGGCTGTGGATATCATGGACAGGAACCTTTACGAACGGGCCAACGACTGCCGGTGGTGGGCACTGACCACGGCCTTTCGGCGGATTCTGTCCCAGCCGCACAAAAGCGAGCAGGACTTGGAGTCCATCTCTTCAATCCTGGCGTACATCAATGGCTTGTACACGGTGTATACCAATCTTTTTGTCTACGATGCCAAGGGCACCATTCTCGCGGTTTCCAATCCCAAGGAAAAGGAGCTCGTAGGGCGAACGCTGAACACCGCCTGGACGAGTGAAACCCTCGCCATCAAGAGCAGTCAGGAATACAGCGTCTCGCAATTCGAGCAGACCGAGCTGTACGGTGGGCAGCATACCTATATTTACGGCGCGTCGATTGCCGATATTACGCATTCCAAGCGGGTGGTCGGCGGGATCGGTATCGTGTTCGACAGCCAGCCGCAGTTTGCCGCTATGCTTGAAGACTCGCTTCCCCGTGATGAAAACGGTTCGGTTTGCGAGGGGTGTTTCGGCATCTTCGCCGACAGGAAGCGGAAGATCATCAGCTCGACCGACCAGGGCCACCGCGTCGGTGATGTACTTGAAATTCCAGAGGTGTTTTTCTCGTTGGACAATGAAGAGAAGACGTCCCGAATCATAGAATTCCAGGGACAGTATTACGCCGTCGGGGCCTGCACCAGCTCGGGGTATCGCGAGTTCAAGATCAGGGACAACTATGTCAACGACGTGGTCGGCCTGGTGTTCGTCCCTCTAGCCGAGATCAGCACCCAGGCTGTCCGAAACATCCGGAAGCGGGATGTGAGCATGGACGTTATCAGAACGCGTTCCGGCAGCGAGGACTGCGTGGAGATCGCTTCTTTCTATGTCGGCAGCAAGTGGTTGGGCATCAACGCGAAAAAGGTGGTCGAAGCCATCCGTCTCGACAAGGTCACCGATATTCCGGGCGCGCGCCCATCCCTCAGGGGCAAGGTTTTGTTCAAGGACAAGGTGGTTCCGGTCATCCGGATTCACAGCCTTGTTGGGATGGAGTACCCCGAAGACGAATCGCACCTTCAGATCGTGATTGTCCGCTATGACAACGGGAATCAGGGTATGCTCGGCATCGTCGTCGACTCTTTGGCCGAGATACCCGAGGTCTGCAATACTCGCGTGGATTGCTCGCTTTCCACTCTGGAGGGGAACGGCTACACGGAATGTCTTATTAAGCCCGACGAGAATTCCAAGCGCAACGACATGCTTGTGGTGCTCGACCCCGATGGGCTCATGCGCCATCTTGCGCAGCAGGGCATCACGCCGTCCAAACACTAA
- a CDS encoding GNAT family N-acetyltransferase yields the protein MSNCTIRTVTPEDLTACHTVEVRSFPPCEAAWTSSLENRINIYPEGFLVAEMDGRVVGQVNSGSTGKDDITDEEFKQLIGHDPDGGNIVIFSLSVLPEYRKNGVGGKLMTRFIQQARDLRKKRILLLCKADLIPYYSRFGFVDNGLSASTHGGAEWHEMALTLI from the coding sequence ATGAGCAACTGCACCATCCGCACAGTCACCCCGGAGGACCTCACCGCCTGCCACACCGTGGAGGTCCGCAGCTTTCCCCCGTGCGAGGCGGCCTGGACCTCCTCCCTGGAAAATCGCATCAACATCTATCCCGAAGGCTTTCTGGTCGCGGAGATGGACGGCCGAGTGGTCGGCCAGGTCAACTCCGGCTCAACGGGCAAGGATGACATCACGGACGAAGAATTCAAGCAGCTCATCGGCCACGACCCGGACGGCGGCAACATAGTCATCTTCTCCCTGTCGGTCCTTCCAGAGTACCGCAAGAACGGGGTGGGCGGGAAACTCATGACCCGTTTCATTCAGCAGGCCAGAGACCTCCGCAAAAAGCGCATCCTGCTCCTGTGCAAGGCCGACCTGATTCCCTACTATTCCCGGTTCGGCTTCGTGGACAACGGCCTTTCCGCCTCCACCCACGGCGGCGCGGAATGGCACGAGATGGCCCTCACCCTGATATAA
- a CDS encoding ATP-binding cassette domain-containing protein, which yields MALVSLRDISINFTGTILLDSVSMQIEPGERVCLLGRNGEGKSTLLNIISGKTVPDGGNVDYAKGARVALLPQEVPKDLGGLVYDVTAQGLGETGAQLTAYHEAVRALALGTGDHEKLVARMERAQHALEDAGGWPHHQTIETVLSHLKLDGDEPFDSLSGGTKRRVLLARALVSDPDLLILDEPTNHLDIESINWLEDFLLRQNTALLFVTHDRAFLKRIATRILELDRGNLNSWDCNYETYLARKEADLEAEAKQNHNFDKKLAEEETWIRRGIKARRTRNMGRVRDLIKMREERKARRERTGSVKMVIQEAERTGKLVVEAKDICFGYNDKPLVSDFSTAIMRGDRVGLIGPNGAGKTTLLNILLGEIEPQNGSVRHGVNLQVSYYDQLREQLDETKSARHNVADGNDFVTINGNRRHVMSHLKDFLFTPDRAKVPVSVLSGGERNRLLLARLFTRPSNVLVMDEPTNDLDVETLDLLEELLLDYPGTLLLVSHDRDFLNNVVTSTIAFEGNGVVAEYVGGYDDWLRQRPETTTPAKACKPKQEAKPAVAPKKKKLSFKEKFELERKQEELQSMPALIETLEAELEALHAKMASAEYFKHSGEEMATDQSRLEALESELETAYTTWEELEAALEGVDLD from the coding sequence ATGGCCCTGGTTTCCCTGCGCGACATTTCCATCAACTTCACCGGCACAATCCTGCTGGATTCCGTTTCCATGCAGATCGAACCGGGTGAACGCGTCTGTCTTCTTGGCCGCAACGGCGAAGGCAAATCCACTCTGCTCAATATCATTTCCGGCAAGACCGTCCCGGATGGCGGCAACGTGGATTACGCCAAAGGTGCCCGCGTGGCGCTGCTCCCGCAGGAGGTGCCCAAGGACCTCGGCGGCCTGGTCTACGACGTAACCGCGCAAGGGCTCGGCGAGACCGGTGCCCAACTTACGGCATATCACGAAGCTGTCCGCGCCCTGGCCTTGGGAACTGGCGACCACGAGAAGCTGGTGGCCCGCATGGAGCGAGCCCAGCACGCTCTGGAAGATGCAGGAGGCTGGCCCCACCATCAGACCATCGAGACTGTCCTATCCCACCTCAAGCTCGACGGCGACGAACCTTTCGACTCCCTCTCCGGCGGCACCAAACGTCGGGTGCTGCTGGCCCGAGCCCTGGTTTCCGACCCGGACCTGCTCATTCTGGACGAGCCCACCAACCACCTGGACATCGAATCCATCAACTGGCTGGAGGACTTCCTGCTCCGCCAGAACACGGCCCTGCTCTTCGTCACCCACGATCGCGCCTTCCTGAAGCGCATCGCCACCCGTATCCTGGAACTGGACAGAGGCAACCTGAACAGCTGGGATTGCAATTATGAAACCTACCTTGCGCGCAAGGAGGCGGACCTGGAGGCCGAGGCCAAGCAGAACCACAATTTCGACAAAAAGTTGGCCGAAGAGGAAACCTGGATTCGCCGGGGCATCAAGGCGCGCCGAACCCGGAACATGGGCCGAGTCCGCGATCTGATCAAGATGCGTGAAGAGCGCAAGGCCCGTCGCGAACGGACCGGCTCGGTGAAAATGGTCATTCAGGAGGCTGAACGCACCGGCAAACTGGTGGTCGAGGCCAAGGACATCTGCTTCGGCTACAACGACAAGCCGCTGGTCAGCGACTTTTCCACGGCCATCATGCGTGGCGACCGGGTGGGACTGATCGGCCCCAACGGCGCAGGCAAGACCACCCTGCTCAATATTCTGCTCGGCGAAATCGAACCGCAAAACGGCTCTGTGCGCCACGGCGTCAACCTTCAGGTCAGCTATTACGACCAGCTCCGGGAACAGCTCGACGAGACCAAGTCCGCCAGGCACAACGTGGCCGACGGCAACGACTTCGTAACCATCAACGGCAACCGCCGCCACGTTATGAGCCACCTCAAGGATTTCCTTTTCACGCCGGACCGCGCCAAGGTGCCTGTCTCGGTCCTGTCAGGCGGTGAGCGCAACAGGCTGCTGCTGGCGAGGCTTTTCACCCGGCCCTCCAACGTACTGGTCATGGACGAACCCACCAACGATCTGGACGTCGAGACCCTGGATCTGCTGGAAGAGTTGCTGCTGGATTATCCAGGCACCCTGCTGCTGGTTTCCCATGACCGCGACTTTCTCAACAACGTGGTCACCTCGACCATTGCTTTCGAGGGCAACGGCGTGGTGGCGGAGTACGTTGGCGGCTACGATGACTGGCTGCGGCAGCGCCCCGAAACAACGACTCCGGCCAAGGCTTGCAAGCCGAAGCAGGAAGCCAAGCCAGCTGTCGCCCCCAAGAAAAAGAAGCTCTCCTTCAAAGAGAAGTTCGAGCTGGAGCGGAAGCAGGAAGAACTCCAAAGCATGCCCGCCCTGATCGAAACCCTGGAAGCCGAGTTGGAGGCGCTTCATGCCAAGATGGCCTCTGCCGAGTATTTCAAGCACAGCGGGGAAGAAATGGCGACAGATCAAAGCCGCCTCGAAGCGCTTGAAAGCGAGCTTGAAACCGCCTATACGACCTGGGAAGAACTTGAAGCCGCCCTTGAAGGCGTTGATCTGGATTAA
- the rpe gene encoding ribulose-phosphate 3-epimerase, which produces MILSPSMLSSDFANMESELKALEAAGLEWVHLDVMDGRFVPNITFGPPIIKAMRKKSNLFFDCHLMIEDPGRYIEDFAEAGADLICVHAEACTHLERVCAQIAETGAKPAVALNPHTPLSVIKYLIPQLYMVLIMSVNPGFGGQKFIPFCMDKVRELKAMINEAGADTLIQIDGGVTAENAGELTAAGVDVLVSGSAFFGYPPYEERHKVFQEVCK; this is translated from the coding sequence ATGATACTCTCCCCTTCCATGCTTTCCTCGGACTTCGCCAATATGGAATCGGAACTCAAAGCCCTGGAGGCCGCGGGCCTCGAGTGGGTCCACCTGGACGTCATGGACGGCAGGTTTGTGCCCAATATCACCTTCGGGCCGCCCATCATCAAGGCCATGCGCAAGAAATCCAACCTGTTCTTCGACTGTCACCTGATGATAGAGGATCCCGGTCGCTACATCGAAGATTTCGCTGAGGCCGGGGCCGACCTCATCTGCGTCCATGCCGAGGCCTGCACGCACCTGGAGCGCGTCTGCGCCCAGATCGCGGAGACCGGCGCCAAGCCCGCCGTAGCCCTCAATCCGCACACGCCGCTCTCGGTCATCAAGTACCTCATTCCGCAACTGTACATGGTCCTGATCATGTCCGTGAATCCAGGCTTCGGCGGCCAGAAATTCATCCCGTTCTGTATGGACAAGGTCAGAGAACTCAAGGCGATGATCAACGAGGCTGGCGCTGACACGCTGATCCAGATCGACGGCGGCGTCACTGCTGAAAACGCCGGGGAACTGACTGCGGCCGGCGTCGATGTCCTGGTTTCCGGCTCCGCCTTCTTCGGCTATCCGCCCTACGAGGAACGGCATAAGGTTTTTCAGGAAGTCTGCAAGTAG
- a CDS encoding substrate-binding periplasmic protein has protein sequence MACLFGCAVLLLFSTPVSAGNFRFYVGELFPYVIRVGPDGYAGAAVDVVSEIMAEAGSPVEPGDLARISWPRAIDDVESSMNMGIFCMARTPLRENLFKWVGPIAHLKLGLIGRKSSRMTIRNFADLAHHEIGVIRNSGPHTMLTAEGVPAANLTLLLDNEQQFRMLHEGRVDLITQADVAAPYYLREMGLNPDEYEMVYVLKELDLYVAFNKNTPDRFIRRVQAALDAMKKPDVQGSSRFQRILDRYTQGKEN, from the coding sequence ATGGCGTGCCTCTTTGGTTGCGCCGTTCTTCTTCTCTTTTCCACACCTGTATCGGCAGGGAATTTTCGTTTTTATGTCGGTGAGTTGTTCCCCTATGTCATCAGGGTAGGGCCGGACGGCTATGCCGGCGCTGCGGTAGACGTGGTCTCGGAGATCATGGCCGAGGCGGGGAGCCCTGTGGAGCCGGGGGATTTGGCGCGAATATCCTGGCCCAGAGCCATTGATGATGTCGAAAGCTCTATGAACATGGGCATTTTTTGCATGGCCCGGACGCCACTGCGGGAGAACCTGTTCAAATGGGTTGGGCCCATCGCCCATCTCAAGCTCGGCCTGATAGGAAGGAAATCGTCTCGCATGACCATCAGGAATTTTGCGGACTTGGCGCATCACGAGATTGGAGTCATCCGTAACAGCGGGCCCCACACCATGCTTACCGCCGAGGGGGTGCCCGCCGCGAATCTTACTTTGTTACTCGACAACGAGCAGCAGTTTCGGATGCTACACGAGGGGCGGGTCGACCTCATTACCCAGGCCGATGTGGCCGCTCCCTATTATTTGCGGGAAATGGGCCTCAATCCTGATGAGTACGAAATGGTGTACGTTCTCAAGGAGCTTGATCTGTACGTGGCGTTCAACAAGAATACGCCCGACAGGTTCATCCGGCGGGTGCAGGCCGCTCTGGACGCCATGAAGAAGCCTGATGTCCAGGGATCGAGTCGTTTCCAGCGCATCCTGGACCGCTACACGCAGGGAAAAGAAAACTAG
- a CDS encoding AsnC family transcriptional regulator, with translation MDNYDKQILDIIQSHFPLASHPYEEVGKQVGLSEAEVLERVRDLKKSGVIRRMGANFTSKALGWQSTLCAASVPEDKLDEFVAEVNKHDGVTHNYLRENEFNVWFALIAPDMEAVESILASITKATGIKVLNLPADKLFKIKVDFKMDK, from the coding sequence ATGGATAATTACGACAAGCAGATTCTGGACATCATTCAGTCACACTTTCCGCTCGCTTCGCACCCCTACGAGGAAGTCGGCAAACAGGTCGGCCTTTCCGAGGCCGAGGTGCTTGAGCGGGTACGAGACCTGAAAAAGTCGGGCGTGATCCGACGCATGGGGGCCAACTTCACTTCCAAGGCGCTGGGCTGGCAATCCACCCTGTGCGCGGCCTCCGTGCCGGAAGACAAGCTGGACGAATTCGTGGCCGAAGTGAACAAGCACGATGGCGTGACCCACAACTACCTGCGTGAGAACGAGTTCAACGTCTGGTTCGCGCTCATCGCCCCGGACATGGAAGCGGTGGAGTCCATCCTTGCATCCATCACCAAAGCCACAGGCATCAAGGTCCTCAACCTTCCTGCGGACAAACTGTTCAAGATCAAAGTCGACTTCAAGATGGACAAGTAG